Proteins from one Alkalibaculum bacchi genomic window:
- a CDS encoding AraC family transcriptional regulator, with the protein MDSLSSMNNAMVYIDEHLTEDIDYSEVSKIAYCSEYHFRRMFSFLSGISLSEYIRRRRLTLAALDLKDRDLKIIDVAVKYSYNSADSFSRAFHSMHGILPSEARSENTQLKAYPQMTFQLSIKGGCEMNYRIIEKEAFKLVGFKKRVPIIFEGVNPEIAKMTELLVPEVIKELKSLSNVEPIGIISASTNFSEGRMEENGRLDHYIGVATSSDETAEFDVLEIEASTWAVFESIGPFPETLQNIWGRIYSEWFPSSGYEAAIGPEILWNESPDTENPKHRSEIWIPVKKKDIK; encoded by the coding sequence ATGGATTCTTTAAGTAGCATGAATAACGCAATGGTTTATATTGATGAGCACTTAACTGAGGATATCGATTATAGTGAAGTTTCTAAAATCGCTTACTGTTCAGAATATCATTTTAGGCGTATGTTTTCTTTTTTATCAGGCATAAGCTTATCAGAATATATTCGTAGAAGAAGACTGACGCTGGCTGCACTTGATTTGAAAGATAGGGATTTGAAAATAATTGATGTAGCCGTCAAATATAGCTATAATTCAGCTGATTCATTTTCCCGTGCTTTTCATTCTATGCATGGTATTCTTCCTTCTGAAGCAAGGAGCGAGAATACACAGTTAAAGGCCTATCCTCAAATGACCTTTCAATTATCAATTAAAGGAGGATGCGAGATGAATTATCGTATCATTGAAAAAGAGGCATTTAAATTAGTAGGATTTAAGAAGAGAGTTCCAATTATTTTTGAAGGTGTCAATCCAGAGATTGCAAAAATGACTGAACTTTTAGTCCCTGAGGTTATTAAAGAATTAAAATCACTTTCAAATGTAGAACCAATAGGGATTATTAGTGCATCTACTAACTTCTCGGAAGGAAGAATGGAAGAAAACGGTAGGCTGGATCATTATATCGGTGTAGCAACTTCAAGTGATGAAACAGCAGAATTCGATGTATTGGAAATAGAAGCCAGTACCTGGGCAGTTTTCGAATCCATTGGGCCATTCCCGGAAACACTTCAAAATATATGGGGAAGGATATACTCAGAGTGGTTTCCATCTTCAGGATATGAGGCAGCCATTGGTCCTGAAATTTTGTGGAACGAGAGTCCAGACACTGAAAATCCAAAGCATCGGAGCGAAATCTGGATTCCA
- a CDS encoding class I SAM-dependent methyltransferase: MKENKYDDNIFFQKYSQMSRSQQGLAGAGEWETLRKLLPNFKDKRVLDLGCGYGWHSIYAMENGASSVVGVDISHKMLKVAKEKTHFPQIEYRCCAIEDVSFPDESFDIMLSSLAFHYIEDYEDMISNLYKMLKPNGTLIFTIEHPVFTSYGTQGWYYNEKGEILHFPVDNYYYEGKRTAVFLGEKITKYHRTLTTYLNTLLSNGFIINQIVEPQPPENMMDIPGMEDEMRRPMMLIVSARKGCK, encoded by the coding sequence ATGAAAGAAAACAAATATGATGACAATATATTTTTTCAAAAGTACAGTCAAATGAGTCGTTCGCAGCAGGGTCTGGCTGGTGCAGGAGAATGGGAAACATTGAGAAAGCTGCTACCAAATTTTAAAGATAAGCGTGTACTTGACTTAGGATGCGGCTATGGTTGGCACAGCATCTATGCTATGGAAAATGGCGCCTCTTCTGTAGTAGGTGTTGATATTTCACATAAAATGCTTAAAGTAGCAAAAGAAAAAACGCATTTTCCACAGATTGAATATAGATGTTGTGCTATAGAAGATGTAAGTTTTCCAGATGAGAGCTTTGATATAATGCTCAGTTCATTGGCATTTCATTATATAGAAGACTATGAGGATATGATTAGTAACTTGTATAAAATGTTAAAACCAAATGGAACACTTATTTTTACGATTGAACATCCTGTTTTTACTTCCTATGGAACACAAGGCTGGTATTATAACGAAAAAGGAGAAATACTGCATTTCCCGGTGGACAATTATTATTATGAGGGAAAACGGACAGCTGTATTTTTGGGAGAAAAGATTACAAAATATCATAGAACACTGACCACATATCTAAATACACTGCTTTCAAATGGTTTTATAATAAATCAGATTGTGGAGCCACAACCACCAGAAAACATGATGGATATTCCGGGGATGGAGGATGAAATGCGCCGTCCCATGATGTTGATTGTATCTGCAAGAAAAGGATGTAAATAA